A genomic region of Blastocatellia bacterium contains the following coding sequences:
- a CDS encoding aminotransferase class IV, with translation MYPLISYNHTLIDAQEVNISPVNGGLLHGYGVFTTLRIYNGVPFQFNQHWIRLERHAHAIKLDIDDDLETQVHADLISLIDANQVVEGKARITLLQRKSPFWQLADSKPGIEILIFTSPLQSRSQEVNLTISPYRILSNSLNSIKTTAYLPQMLVLEEAQKRGFDDAVVLNERGEVCETAIANIFWVRHRVLYTPTPSTGCLAGTTAGLVRKLAKELRIESTAGAFPAEHLLVADECFLTSSTREMVLVRSVNHKRFDGMPNSIFERLMFAFKKHVHIETFSKKKQQS, from the coding sequence ATGTATCCTTTAATTAGTTATAATCACACATTGATTGATGCTCAAGAAGTCAACATCAGCCCAGTTAATGGGGGTTTGCTGCATGGCTATGGAGTATTTACAACTTTACGTATTTACAACGGCGTTCCTTTTCAATTTAACCAACACTGGATAAGGCTAGAAAGACACGCTCATGCTATAAAACTAGATATTGATGATGATCTAGAAACACAAGTTCATGCAGATCTAATTTCACTTATTGATGCTAATCAAGTGGTAGAAGGTAAAGCTAGAATAACTTTGCTACAACGAAAAAGTCCTTTTTGGCAACTAGCCGACAGTAAACCAGGAATTGAGATATTAATTTTTACTTCTCCTTTGCAAAGTCGTTCTCAAGAAGTAAATTTAACAATTTCACCTTATCGAATTTTGTCAAATTCTTTAAATAGTATTAAAACAACAGCTTATTTACCTCAAATGCTAGTTTTAGAAGAAGCTCAAAAGCGAGGGTTTGATGATGCTGTTGTGCTTAATGAGCGTGGAGAGGTTTGCGAAACAGCAATAGCAAATATTTTTTGGGTACGCCATCGAGTTCTTTACACTCCTACGCCTTCAACAGGCTGTTTAGCGGGTACAACTGCCGGACTAGTAAGAAAACTAGCTAAAGAATTAAGGATTGAATCTACAGCAGGAGCTTTTCCAGCAGAGCATTTATTAGTAGCAGATGAATGTTTTCTTACTTCTTCAACCCGTGAAATGGTTTTAGTTAGGAGTGTTAATCATAAAAGATTTGATGGAATGCCAAATTCTATTTTTGAAAGATTAATGTTTGCCTTTAAAAAACACGTTCATATAGAAACTTTTTCTAAGAAAAAGCAACAGAGCTAG
- a CDS encoding EamA family transporter, translating into MSSIPTTKTSLFNHFKYDLVLVWVTFIWGSTFFIAKEIVTSTPPINYLSTRFLIASLLLVLISYRQKIDRTAIKGGMLLGAMLYGGFLFQALGLVYTTASKSGFVTGVTVIIVPFFSYFITRSRIIGEHLLAVFIASLGFALITLPEKNESINIGDVSTLVGTIFWAFHIVFTGVWVERAPSRSLMLVQILTAATLFTASKFILPALGILPTLADNSWPISFKSSLQLLYLGTIATIFTIFAQTYAQKYVTAVRAAIIFSLEPAFASLMAYLFAGERLTWRVVFGGILIICAIIVSEIKIFSNKKPSF; encoded by the coding sequence ATGTCGAGCATACCAACAACTAAAACATCTCTTTTCAATCACTTTAAGTATGATCTTGTACTAGTTTGGGTCACATTTATTTGGGGCAGCACTTTTTTTATTGCTAAAGAAATTGTTACTTCAACTCCCCCTATAAACTACTTAAGCACCCGGTTTTTAATTGCTAGTTTGCTATTAGTTTTAATTTCTTACCGTCAAAAAATTGACCGCACTGCTATTAAAGGTGGGATGCTACTTGGAGCAATGCTTTATGGTGGTTTTTTATTTCAAGCTTTAGGGCTAGTTTATACTACTGCTTCTAAATCAGGCTTTGTTACAGGAGTAACAGTAATTATTGTTCCGTTTTTTAGCTATTTTATTACTCGTAGTCGTATTATTGGCGAACATCTATTAGCAGTATTTATAGCTAGTCTTGGTTTTGCACTAATTACACTGCCAGAAAAAAACGAATCAATTAATATTGGAGATGTTTCAACACTAGTTGGTACAATATTTTGGGCATTTCATATAGTTTTTACAGGTGTTTGGGTTGAACGCGCTCCTTCTCGTTCATTAATGCTAGTTCAAATTCTTACAGCAGCAACTCTTTTTACAGCCTCAAAGTTTATTTTACCAGCCCTAGGTATTTTACCAACCCTAGCAGATAATTCCTGGCCCATTAGCTTTAAGTCATCCTTACAGCTACTTTATTTAGGAACAATAGCAACAATTTTTACTATTTTTGCTCAAACCTATGCACAAAAATATGTTACTGCTGTTAGAGCAGCAATAATTTTTAGCTTAGAGCCTGCATTTGCTTCGCTAATGGCCTATCTTTTTGCAGGCGAGCGACTGACTTGGCGAGTGGTTTTTGGTGGTATATTAATAATTTGTGCAATCATTGTTTCAGAAATAAAAATTTTTTCTAATAAAAAACCTTCATTTTAA
- a CDS encoding YbaB/EbfC family nucleoid-associated protein — protein sequence MKLPFDPRQMQNVMKEAQRQQDDMQKKLKSIKVDASAGGGIVTVEMSGLKELLAIKIEPDAIKDGDVEMLQDLIVAAVNEASRKADEKGQSVMRDQMGGLLGGLGLGF from the coding sequence ATGAAATTACCCTTTGATCCACGCCAAATGCAAAATGTAATGAAAGAAGCACAACGTCAACAAGACGATATGCAAAAAAAATTAAAATCAATTAAAGTGGATGCCTCTGCTGGTGGCGGTATTGTAACGGTAGAAATGTCAGGATTAAAAGAACTTCTAGCAATTAAAATTGAGCCAGATGCAATTAAAGATGGTGATGTAGAAATGTTACAAGACTTAATTGTTGCTGCTGTTAATGAAGCTAGCCGTAAAGCTGATGAAAAAGGCCAATCTGTTATGCGTGACCAAATGGGCGGCTTGCTAGGTGGTTTAGGACTAGGCTTCTAA
- the recR gene encoding recombination protein RecR — translation MLEYAEPVARLIDELKRLPGIGHKSAQRIAFYILQTDADKVENLVNAIKEVKEKIIFCSLCNNTTDIDPCRYCTSPTRDRRIICVVEEPHNLVTVEKTREYHGLYHVLHGSLSPIRGIGPDELKIKNLLERMRSAEVEEIILATNPTTEGEATANYLSRLLKPLGVKVTRIAMGLPVGSDLDYADEVTMHKAMTNRHEM, via the coding sequence ATGCTGGAATATGCCGAACCAGTAGCCCGTTTAATTGATGAACTAAAACGTTTACCAGGAATTGGGCATAAATCTGCACAACGAATTGCTTTCTATATTTTACAAACTGATGCAGATAAAGTGGAAAACTTAGTTAATGCAATTAAAGAAGTTAAAGAGAAAATAATCTTTTGCTCTCTCTGTAATAATACTACTGATATAGATCCTTGCCGCTATTGTACTAGTCCTACTAGGGATCGTCGGATAATTTGCGTTGTAGAGGAGCCTCATAACCTGGTTACAGTAGAAAAAACTCGTGAATATCATGGCCTCTACCATGTTTTGCATGGGTCGCTTTCACCTATTCGGGGCATTGGGCCAGATGAATTAAAAATTAAAAACCTCCTAGAACGTATGCGCTCAGCAGAAGTTGAAGAAATTATCCTGGCTACCAACCCTACTACAGAAGGTGAAGCTACGGCAAATTACCTGAGCCGGCTATTAAAACCTCTAGGTGTTAAAGTGACTCGGATTGCTATGGGACTTCCTGTAGGGAGTGACTTGGATTATGCAGACGAAGTGACAATGCACAAGGCTATGACTAATCGTCACGAAATGTAA
- the ruvB gene encoding Holliday junction branch migration DNA helicase RuvB, with protein sequence MKKKQPETTGLMTKNVLVEEDNFEKSLRPQRLKEYIGQDKVTGNLDIFIKAACRRGESLDHVLLHGPPGLGKTTLATIIANEMNVQVKSTSGPVIEKAGDLAAILTNLQEGDVLFIDEIHRMSPAIEEILYPAMEDFQLDIIIGQGPSARSIKIDLPKFTLIGATTRAGLVTAPLRGRFGINLHLDFYTEEDLCTIIERSSGIINAQIETAGAREVARRARGTPRIANRLLRRVRDVAEVLYDGTINLDVAKDALNRMEVDQFGLDEVDRKYLTVVIDKFNGGPVGISTLAAAINEEKDAIEEIIEPYLMQIGFINRTPRGRTATPAAYVHIGFEPNEEILQARLPY encoded by the coding sequence ATGAAGAAAAAACAGCCTGAAACAACAGGGTTAATGACAAAAAATGTTTTAGTTGAAGAAGATAATTTTGAAAAATCCCTTCGTCCTCAACGATTAAAAGAATATATTGGACAAGATAAAGTAACAGGTAACTTAGATATTTTTATAAAAGCTGCTTGTCGGCGTGGTGAATCACTTGACCATGTTTTACTACACGGCCCACCCGGACTAGGTAAAACGACATTAGCAACAATTATTGCTAATGAAATGAATGTCCAAGTTAAATCAACTTCCGGGCCTGTAATTGAAAAGGCCGGAGATTTAGCAGCAATTCTTACCAACTTACAAGAGGGAGATGTTTTATTTATTGATGAAATTCACCGAATGAGTCCAGCAATAGAAGAAATTCTTTATCCAGCAATGGAGGATTTCCAGTTAGATATAATTATTGGACAAGGGCCCTCGGCACGCTCAATAAAAATAGACCTACCTAAATTTACTTTAATTGGTGCTACTACGCGTGCAGGACTTGTTACAGCACCGCTAAGAGGACGTTTTGGAATAAATTTACACTTAGATTTTTATACTGAAGAAGATCTTTGTACCATTATTGAAAGATCTTCAGGAATTATTAATGCACAAATTGAAACAGCAGGAGCAAGAGAAGTTGCCCGACGCGCTCGTGGAACACCTCGTATTGCTAATAGGTTACTGCGTCGTGTTAGAGATGTTGCAGAAGTGCTTTATGATGGAACAATTAACTTAGATGTTGCAAAAGATGCACTAAACAGAATGGAAGTAGATCAATTTGGATTAGATGAGGTAGACCGTAAATATTTAACTGTTGTAATTGATAAATTTAATGGTGGGCCTGTAGGTATTAGCACTTTAGCCGCGGCAATTAATGAAGAAAAAGACGCTATAGAAGAAATTATTGAACCCTATTTAATGCAAATAGGCTTTATTAATCGTACCCCGCGAGGTAGAACTGCTACACCTGCTGCTTATGTGCATATAGGCTTTGAACCAAATGAAGAAATTTTACAGGCACGATTACCTTATTAA
- a CDS encoding glycosyltransferase family 2 protein yields the protein MAKNISVIIPTYNRLVALAELIECLYQQSYQNFEVIIVNDAGQSIEIIKNLYPELHITIINLAKNSQHVIARNIALDIAKTEFILLCDDDDLLHPLHIENLINAIDSYDLLYTDAEIFNYKISENTRIPIDIRLFAYKYDPQAIKTFSTFIPSGCLYRSSIHRKIGLFDSELHNYWDWDFILRVQAEFRVNKLSIASVYYAFSNENNMSANHQDMTDYLTKLCQKHNLGNLQTKNFFLLLEEPEIKQLASKSKRLWNQQPIISRLAKENL from the coding sequence TTGGCAAAAAATATATCTGTAATTATTCCAACATATAATCGGCTTGTTGCCTTAGCTGAATTAATAGAGTGTCTCTATCAGCAATCCTATCAGAATTTTGAAGTAATTATTGTTAATGATGCAGGGCAAAGTATCGAAATTATTAAAAATTTATATCCAGAATTACACATTACTATAATTAACTTAGCAAAAAATTCCCAGCATGTCATAGCGCGTAATATTGCTTTAGATATAGCCAAGACAGAATTTATTTTACTTTGCGATGATGACGATTTGTTGCATCCATTGCACATTGAAAACTTAATAAATGCTATAGATAGTTATGATTTGCTTTATACAGACGCAGAAATTTTTAACTATAAAATTAGTGAAAATACTCGTATTCCTATAGATATACGGTTATTTGCGTATAAATATGATCCACAAGCTATAAAGACTTTTTCAACCTTTATTCCTTCAGGATGTCTTTACCGTAGTAGCATTCATAGGAAAATAGGTTTATTTGATAGCGAGTTACACAATTATTGGGACTGGGATTTTATTTTACGAGTTCAAGCAGAGTTTCGAGTAAATAAATTGTCTATTGCTAGTGTTTATTACGCTTTTAGCAATGAAAACAATATGTCAGCTAACCATCAAGATATGACAGATTATTTAACTAAGTTATGTCAAAAACATAATCTAGGCAATTTACAAACAAAAAATTTTTTTCTTTTACTTGAAGAGCCAGAAATAAAGCAACTTGCCAGCAAAAGCAAAAGATTATGGAATCAACAACCAATTATTTCTCGTTTAGCAAAAGAGAATTTATAA
- a CDS encoding AAA family ATPase: protein MQTIKYKKIHIFGASGSGTTTLGKFLSKELGYKHFDTDDYYWIETNPPYQIKRPVEERQKLLLKDLTETNQWVWSGAMTSWAEPFIPLFDLVVYLWLPKEMRLERLAKREAEDFGDKILPGGGMYETYLDFMDWAGNYDNDNVDFTRCRKNHDLWIKTLPCKVVRIEGDFSLEEKLKIIQTS from the coding sequence GTGCAGACTATAAAATATAAAAAGATCCATATTTTTGGTGCTTCTGGATCTGGAACTACAACTTTAGGTAAATTTTTGTCTAAAGAATTAGGCTACAAACATTTTGATACGGATGATTATTACTGGATAGAAACAAACCCCCCTTATCAAATTAAAAGACCTGTTGAAGAAAGACAAAAATTATTGCTAAAGGATTTAACAGAAACTAATCAATGGGTTTGGTCTGGAGCTATGACTAGTTGGGCAGAGCCATTTATCCCACTATTTGATTTAGTAGTGTATTTATGGTTGCCAAAAGAAATGCGTTTAGAACGTCTTGCAAAAAGAGAAGCAGAAGATTTTGGAGATAAAATTTTGCCAGGTGGCGGGATGTATGAAACTTATTTGGATTTTATGGACTGGGCCGGAAACTACGATAATGACAACGTAGATTTTACCCGTTGTCGCAAAAATCATGACTTGTGGATAAAAACGCTACCTTGTAAAGTTGTTCGTATTGAAGGAGATTTTTCTTTAGAGGAAAAACTAAAAATTATTCAAACAAGCTAA
- the pruA gene encoding L-glutamate gamma-semialdehyde dehydrogenase, whose product MQLPPFVNETYLDFTDERTIEKFQKALDYVKSELGKTYPCVVDGKKVETGDLLTSVNPSEKIEIIGKVHKADQALANRAIEAANKAFDSWKRVPAEDRARYVFKAAAEMRRRKDEFSAWMVYEVGKSWAEADADTAEAIDFMDFYAREAIRYSQPQQLTPSPLPSEFNEMFYIPLGVGVVIPPWNFPLAIMVGMTMAAVVAGNTVVLKPSSDTPIIGAKFMELLESVSLPAGVVNFLPGSGGKIGDLLVSHPKTRFISFTGSREVGLHINELASKTSPGQIWIKRVVAEMGGKDTIVVDSSADLEDAASGIVAAAFGFSGQKCSACSRAVIVEDVYDQVLEKVAAKTKALKVGPTVDLNNFMGPVASQSAFDSIMEYIEIGKTEGTVVAGGEAMPEAGDGYFIKPTVIAGVDPQARISQEEIFGPVLALMKADNFDHALDIANNTEYGLTGAVYSSNRQHLERARRDFHVGNLYINRKCTGALVDVHPFGGFNMSGTDSKAGGRDYLMLFLQAKTVAEKF is encoded by the coding sequence ATGCAATTACCACCATTTGTTAATGAAACTTACTTAGATTTTACTGATGAACGTACTATAGAAAAATTTCAAAAAGCATTAGATTATGTAAAGTCAGAATTAGGAAAAACTTATCCTTGTGTAGTAGATGGAAAAAAAGTAGAAACAGGGGATCTTTTAACCTCTGTTAATCCTAGCGAGAAAATTGAGATTATTGGAAAAGTTCATAAAGCTGACCAAGCTTTAGCTAATCGTGCTATTGAAGCAGCTAATAAGGCTTTTGATAGCTGGAAACGTGTTCCAGCCGAAGACCGCGCCCGCTATGTGTTTAAGGCTGCGGCAGAAATGAGACGACGAAAAGATGAATTTTCTGCTTGGATGGTTTATGAAGTTGGCAAGTCTTGGGCTGAAGCCGATGCAGACACAGCCGAAGCTATTGATTTTATGGACTTTTATGCTCGTGAAGCTATTCGCTATTCTCAACCTCAGCAATTAACACCTTCTCCACTTCCTAGTGAATTTAACGAAATGTTTTACATTCCTTTAGGTGTTGGTGTAGTTATTCCACCTTGGAATTTTCCTTTAGCAATTATGGTTGGTATGACAATGGCTGCTGTAGTTGCAGGCAACACAGTAGTCTTAAAACCCTCTAGCGATACGCCAATCATTGGTGCAAAATTTATGGAATTATTAGAGTCTGTTTCCTTACCTGCTGGAGTCGTCAACTTTTTACCTGGCAGCGGTGGCAAAATCGGAGACTTGCTAGTTAGCCATCCAAAAACTCGCTTTATTTCTTTTACAGGTTCACGTGAAGTTGGCCTTCATATCAATGAACTAGCATCTAAAACCTCACCTGGACAAATTTGGATTAAGCGCGTTGTAGCGGAAATGGGCGGCAAAGACACAATAGTTGTAGATTCTTCAGCCGACCTTGAAGATGCTGCTAGCGGTATTGTTGCAGCAGCCTTTGGTTTTTCTGGTCAAAAATGTTCTGCTTGCTCACGCGCTGTAATAGTAGAAGATGTTTATGATCAAGTGTTGGAAAAAGTAGCAGCTAAGACTAAAGCCTTAAAAGTTGGGCCTACAGTAGATCTAAATAATTTTATGGGGCCTGTGGCTAGCCAATCTGCTTTTGATTCAATTATGGAATATATCGAAATTGGCAAAACCGAAGGAACCGTTGTTGCAGGTGGCGAAGCAATGCCAGAAGCAGGAGATGGTTATTTTATTAAACCAACTGTTATTGCTGGAGTTGACCCTCAAGCACGTATTTCACAAGAAGAAATCTTTGGCCCTGTTCTAGCTTTAATGAAAGCTGATAATTTTGACCATGCTTTAGATATTGCAAATAATACTGAATATGGGCTTACAGGTGCAGTTTATTCAAGCAATCGACAACATCTTGAACGCGCTCGACGAGATTTTCATGTTGGTAATTTATATATTAACCGTAAATGTACAGGTGCTTTAGTAGATGTTCATCCATTTGGCGGATTTAATATGTCTGGAACAGATTCTAAAGCAGGTGGACGCGATTACTTAATGCTATTTTTGCAAGCTAAAACTGTTGCAGAAAAATTCTAA
- a CDS encoding glutamate--tRNA ligase — translation MSNTHENLSNMQETQFTQEQLHKLAEMIFPHHQELPSLQELDEKYPPRNLPEGAIVNRVGPSPTGMMHIGGLYVALVNQRLAKQTNGIFFLRIEDTDTKRSIKEAYPTIINSLMDYGVTPDEGPVRADDGSYIERGGYGPYVQTARKAIYHACAFDMLCRGVMYPCFMSETDLEQIREEQKAADIRTGIYGEWAKSRQLSFDEIEEKLKSNTPYVLRLRAPKMDTETISWEDKIRGILSLPHNIIDTVLIKSDGIPTYHFAHLVDDHFMRTTHIIRADEWISSVPLHLQLFSLMNWPPPQYTHVSAIQKLSETGGKRKLSKRHDPEADVQYYWERGFPRQAVIEYLLNLANSDFEDWRRANPTADYKEFTVALEKMGQAGALADLVKLESISREILAKMDVNELYKLAFYWASAYDAELAEEMAKDPEYTCLALNVERGGEKGANRLATFLDLRAQLAPFYDRFLPEVSQLPFATNVSLEDRKQILSLIKETYKIDFSSEQSFENIKKIATDLGFAAAVKDYKKNPTAYKGHVGDVAGVIRVAMFGSSRSPELGWLMRVLGKETLAARCDRVINS, via the coding sequence ATGTCTAACACTCACGAAAATTTATCAAACATGCAAGAAACACAATTTACACAAGAACAACTTCACAAATTAGCAGAAATGATTTTTCCTCATCATCAAGAATTACCATCATTGCAAGAATTAGATGAAAAATACCCTCCAAGAAATTTACCTGAAGGTGCAATAGTTAATCGTGTAGGCCCTAGTCCTACAGGAATGATGCACATTGGCGGACTTTATGTAGCACTAGTCAACCAACGGTTAGCTAAACAAACTAATGGGATATTTTTCTTACGTATAGAAGATACTGACACCAAAAGAAGTATTAAAGAAGCTTACCCAACAATTATAAATTCATTAATGGATTATGGAGTAACTCCCGATGAAGGCCCGGTAAGGGCTGATGATGGCAGTTATATAGAGCGTGGTGGCTACGGCCCTTATGTTCAAACAGCCAGAAAAGCTATTTATCATGCCTGTGCTTTTGACATGCTATGTCGTGGTGTAATGTATCCTTGTTTTATGTCAGAAACGGACTTAGAACAAATTAGAGAAGAACAGAAAGCGGCAGACATTCGCACAGGAATTTATGGCGAGTGGGCAAAAAGTCGCCAACTTTCTTTTGATGAGATAGAGGAAAAATTAAAATCAAACACACCCTATGTTTTACGCCTACGCGCTCCTAAAATGGATACAGAAACCATCAGTTGGGAAGATAAAATTAGAGGTATTTTAAGCCTACCACATAATATTATTGATACAGTGCTTATTAAGTCAGATGGGATTCCTACATATCATTTTGCACATTTAGTTGACGATCATTTTATGCGTACAACTCATATTATTCGTGCAGATGAATGGATTTCCTCCGTCCCACTACATTTACAACTGTTTTCATTAATGAATTGGCCGCCCCCACAATATACGCATGTTTCTGCAATTCAAAAACTTAGTGAAACAGGAGGAAAAAGAAAACTTTCTAAGCGTCATGACCCTGAAGCTGATGTGCAATATTACTGGGAAAGGGGTTTTCCTCGACAAGCTGTAATAGAATATTTACTTAATTTAGCAAATTCTGATTTTGAAGATTGGCGTAGAGCTAATCCTACAGCAGATTATAAAGAATTTACTGTAGCATTAGAAAAAATGGGACAAGCCGGAGCCTTAGCCGACTTAGTAAAACTAGAAAGTATTAGCCGAGAGATTTTAGCTAAAATGGATGTTAATGAGCTTTATAAACTAGCTTTTTATTGGGCAAGTGCTTATGACGCAGAGCTAGCAGAAGAAATGGCTAAAGATCCAGAATATACTTGTTTAGCATTAAATGTTGAACGAGGTGGAGAAAAAGGAGCTAATCGCTTAGCTACTTTCCTAGACCTACGCGCCCAACTTGCACCATTTTATGATCGATTTTTACCAGAAGTTAGCCAACTTCCATTTGCTACAAATGTTTCTTTAGAAGATCGTAAACAAATTTTAAGTTTAATTAAGGAAACTTACAAAATTGATTTTTCTTCTGAACAATCTTTTGAGAATATTAAGAAAATTGCTACTGATTTAGGCTTTGCAGCAGCAGTAAAAGACTATAAGAAAAATCCTACTGCTTATAAAGGTCATGTTGGTGATGTTGCAGGAGTTATTAGAGTAGCAATGTTTGGGAGTAGTCGTTCACCGGAATTAGGTTGGTTAATGAGAGTTTTGGGTAAAGAAACGCTAGCGGCTCGTTGTGATCGTGTTATTAATAGTTAG
- a CDS encoding protein kinase has product MKKCSKCPEVYSDMMHFCPNDGNPLTPIASQDPFINSVLDGKYLIEESIGKGGMGLVYRAKHVNFNRLFAIKILKNELVSDPQAIKRFRNEANAAGMIRHPNAITISDFNITNDGTAYLVMDYVEGKSLRDILKKEGRQS; this is encoded by the coding sequence ATGAAGAAGTGTTCAAAGTGTCCCGAGGTTTATTCCGACATGATGCACTTCTGCCCAAATGATGGAAATCCTTTAACTCCTATAGCTTCACAAGACCCTTTTATTAATAGTGTTTTAGATGGGAAATACCTAATAGAAGAATCTATTGGTAAAGGTGGAATGGGACTAGTTTACCGAGCTAAACACGTCAATTTTAATCGTCTATTTGCTATTAAAATACTTAAAAATGAGCTTGTATCTGATCCGCAAGCAATAAAACGCTTTCGTAATGAAGCTAATGCTGCTGGTATGATTCGACATCCTAATGCTATTACTATTTCAGATTTTAATATTACTAATGATGGTACAGCTTATTTAGTAATGGATTATGTCGAAGGAAAATCACTTAGAGATATTCTTAAAAAAGAAGGAAGACAATCTTAG